In Victivallis sp. Marseille-Q1083, the genomic stretch GATGTTTTGAGTTATACTTACAACAGTTATTCCGAACTGACCGGCGCCTCGTCAAACAACAATGCTTCCTACGGTTACAACTATACCTACGATCCGATCGGCAACCGCAAGACCGCCGGCCTGGCCGGAACCAACTGGACCTATACCGCCAACAATCTCAATCAATATTCAGCGTTGAATCAAGCAGGTACGGTTCAGAATCCGACTTATGACATTGACGGCAACATGCTGACTCGCGACGGCTGGACGCAAACCTGGAATGCCGAAAACCGGCTGATCAAAGCTGAAAAAGGAACGGCAAAATTAGAGTTCGCTTACGATTATATGGGCCGCCGCATTGAAAAGAAAGTTTATAATGGTAGCACCTTAACAGCCCACATTCGATTCGTCTATGATGGCTATAAGCTGATCGAAGAACTCAATGGTTTGAGCAATAATGCTGTCTTGCGATGTTATGTCTGGCAGCCGGTAATGCTTGATACTCCGTTGACGGTTTTCGATGCAACAGCCAATAAAACCTACTTCTATCATACCGACGCCAATAAAAACGTGACTGATCTGACGGACTCTGCTGGTGCGATAGTCGCGCATTATGAATACAGTCCCTTTGGACAACTGGTGAAATCTTCCGGAGCTTATGCAAATACTAATGTCTTTACCTGGAGCAGCGAGTATTCGGGTAAAGAAACCGGTTTGATTTATTATAATTTCCGGGAATATGATCCGAAACTGGGGCGTTGGTTGTCACGAGATCCTATCCATGAACAAGGAGATCTTAATTTATACGCATATATAAGTAATAAAACTATCAATCATATAGATAAACTTGGATTACAAAATTTCGGAGAAGGATTTCTTCCAACAACGATTGATCTTCTGCCACAAATTGCAGAGCAAGAAACTGGAGGTGAAGGTAATAGTGAAAATACTTCTTGTTCAGCACAAGAAGCAAGTCTGAACAGATTTGTTTATTATTTTATACTAATAGCTAGAGGATGCGTACAAATTATCAATATGGAAAAAGGCCCAGAACCACCTGCACCAAAGTCTCCTTATGAGTATAACATTATCGTTAATCCTGATCCACCATCAGGGTCTTCAGGACCGGATCCTGATCCGACTCCAAAACCAACAGATCCGAATCCTCCTAAAGAACCACCGATTTCTCCTGGAACTATAGATATTTTCATTATTCCTATTCCGTATTGGTGGTTTCAAATGCAAATTGATAATATAAAAGAACAAGAGAGAAGAAATAATCCTTGTCATGGTAATCCGCCTTATACGATATAATTACTTTATCTGGTTCAGGGTAGTTGATATGAAATTTAAGGTAATATTATGAATATTAGATATAAATTGAGATGTTTGTTTTTATTCATTATTATCAAAATCGTGAGATTCAATCAGCGTAATTACAGTTTTTTAAAAATTGCTTTTATGTTTTTGCCAGGAGATGAATATAATAATGCCATTAAAAAGTTAAAACCAGTTCTTGAGGCTTTAGAGTATAATTTCGAAAATAGTAAATTTTTTGTTAATGAAATAGAAAAAATCAAAAAATCAAAAATTGAATTAATTATTATGCCTGATAATTTTATACCGGGTCATTCTTGTAAAAAAATGGGTAAATATTTATTTATGGAAGAAAATCTATTTACGAGTTGGTCTCGGATTTTCTTAATTTTATTTATTCATGTAGAAAAAGATAAAAATGAAATTGATAAATTCATTGAAAGATTGGAAACTGCATATAAAGCAGATTTTCAAGACTGGAAAAAATACTTTTATACTTTTTGGCATTATGAATTTACATAAAACAAAATCACCGGTTATGCTTGATGCTGCTCCGTTGACGGTTTTCGATGCCGCTGCCAATAAAACTTACTTCTATCAGACTGACGCCAATAAAAATGTGACTGATCTGACGGACTCTGCAGGCACAATAGTCGCGCATTATGAATACAGTCCTTTTGGGCAACTAGTGAAATCTTCCGGAGCTTATGCAAATACTAATGTTTTCACATGGAGTAGTGAATATACTGACCGGGAGACCGGTTTGATTTATTATAATTTCCGGGAATATGATCCGAAACTGGGGCGTTGGTTGTCACGAGATCCTATCCATAAACAAGGAGGTCTTAATTTATACGCATATATAAGTAATAAAACTATCAATCATATAGATAAACTTGGATTACAAAATTTCGGAGAAGGATTTCTTCCAACAACGATTGATCTTCTGCCACAAATTGCAGAGCAAGAAACTGGAGGTGAAGGTAATAGTGAAAATACTTCTTGTTCAACACAAGAAGCTCATTTAAATAAGTATTTATTTTACTTTTTGCTGATGTTTAAGAGTTGTGCACAATTTGTCGGTATGGAAATCGGTCCTGAGCAACCACCTCCTAGACCTGCTTATGAACAAACAATTGAACCAGCTAATCCTCCTTCGGGTTCTTCAGGACCTGATCCTGATCCTGATCCTGATCCGACTCCAAAGCCAACAGATCCGAATCCTCCTAAAAAACCACCGATTTCTCCTGGAACTATAGATATTTTCTTTATTCCTATTCCGCATTGGTGGTTTCAAATGCAAATTTATAATATACAAGAACAAGAGAGAAGAAATAATCCTTGTCATGGTAATCCTCCTTATACGGCATAATTACATTTTAAATTCAATATAATTGATTGATGTTGAAGGAAGTATTATGAAAATTAAGTATCATTTAAAAAATATATTCTTTTTAATTTCTATCAAAATCATGAGATTCAAACAGAGTAAATATAGCTTTTTAAAAGTTACTTTTATATATTATCCAGAAACTGAATATAATAATGCTATTAAAAAATTACAACCAGTTCTTGAGGCTTTAGAGTATAGTTTCGAAAATAGTAAATTTTTTGTTAATGAAATAGAAAAAATCAAAAAATCAAAAATAGAATTAGCTATTATGCCAGATAATTTTATACCAAATTATTGTTTTAAAAGCATGGGAAAATATTTATTTATTGAAGAAAGTCTATTTACGAGTTGGTCTCGGATTTTCTTAATTTTATATATGCATGTAGAAAAAGATAAAAATGAAATTGATAAATTTATTGAAAGATTGGAGACTGCATATAAAGCAGATTTTCAATACTGGAAAAAATACTTTTATATTTTTTGGAATTATGAATTTACATAAAACAAAATTGTTTTTAATCTGACTTTTAACATAGCATTTAATGAGATATAACTAATAGTGCTAGTCTGTACTTCCCGCAACTCTGACTCCTCTATCATCGCGTCAAACTGTTTTGAGCCGGCTTGCCATACTTGACCATGTGCTCGTTGAGAATCGTGGTACTGCTTGGCTAATAATCTGTTTTATATACGAAGCAATTTCGATACGAATTCAAATGCCATCAATATGATTTCTTTCTGGCGCTCTCTTAATTCAACTCGTATTATTAAAGGGAGGATAATAACACTTACCATGAATAACCATGTGAATCTATGAAGGCATTCCCGTACTCTTTTTTCCATCAAGCCAATGCATAAGGCTTTCTTTATTGATCAAAACTTTTCCAGAACGGGCCGGAGTAAGTTTCCTGACATCTATTTCACCCTTTTTCGCAGCTCGATACAATGTGGTTCGTGAACATTCCGAAAAGAACTCGGCCTCTTTCTCCGTCAAATAAGGTTTCGGATCAAAACTGCTTTCCTTTGCCTGGCAAGGAGAAAGCAATTCATGCAAAGTATACCCATAGGGCGAAATCAAGGTATCTATTACATTGACCAGATCATCGGGAATATGTTTTTTCATATAAACAGTGGCTCCTTTCCTGGTTGTTTTGCAGATACAGTATAACCTGATTCAAACGAAATGCAACCAAGCAAAATGGCGGCATTTACAAAGTTTAATTCCAAAGTGAATGAATTTGAGTTTCCATTTGTAACCATGAGGGAAATTGGAGGTTTTTCGACATCATAATAAAAAATGGTTATTTTTGATTTTTTGATCGATTCAAATAAATAGCATAAATCGCTTTCCCAAGACGACGTAATCATATGTTTTGGATTTTTTAATTTAAAATATCAAAATATGCAAAAACGTGAATAAAAAATTTTATTTTAAAAAAAAAGTCCCGTATTTTCCCTACATTTTTCATTTTTCGATCAAAAAAAAGTCAAATCACAATTTTCATAACATCATTATTAATATTGACTTATCTATAGTTTTTGTCGAGATAAAATAAATTAGAACTATACGTTCGCATCGTATAGGCCAGGGGTTCGAATCCCCTCAGCTCCACCAATTTTGAGATCGGAAACCAGTTGCGGTAAAATACTTGCGACTGGTTTTTCATTTTTGCGCCCCAACCTGCTCAAACCTGTCAAAACATGCCTTCAGACCACACCTGTCCTAACAATTTTCAAAATGGCGTAATTTTCTGATTACGCCCCCTCATTTTCATCTATTTCACACCAATTCTCAAAAGTAGCCCCCCTCACTACTGTCCGGTAAAAGTTTCCGGACTTGATTGTTAAAATCGGGACTTGTTCTATATTAGAAGAGCTCAAACCCATAATATTGAACAAGAAAGTCCCGACAATGCATTACAGTAGCATCTTTCAGCAGCTTTTCAATTTCATACCGAGACATCGTTTTGAGAAATCCGTAGAAAACTTATCCGGCGACCGCTATTGCAAACATTTTACCGCATGGCGGCAGTTTTTGACGTGCCTTTACGCGCAAATTACGGGCAAAGACTCCTTGCGAGAAATTGAAAACGGTCTTCTTGCAAACCATGATCGGCTGTATCACCTCGGCATGGAGGTTGTTCCAAAATCGACCTTGTCCGAAGCGATGAATCGACGTGATCCGGAGATATTCAAGGCGTTGTTTGAGGAAATTCTTGACCGGGCTTTGAAATGTGCGCCCTCGCACAAGTTCCGATTCCACAATCCGCTGTACGCGATTGACAGCACGACGATTGATCTGTGCCTAAATCTTTACGATTGGGCGCATTATCGTAAAAACAAGGGTGCTATCAAACTTCATACCGAGCTTGATCTATCCGGAAATCTGCCCTGCTTTGTGATGCTGAGCAACGGGAAAATAGCAGATATTCGAGCGGCACGAGAGAACATTATCATCGTTCCGGACAGCATCTACACCTTTGACAAAGGATACTATGATCTGAACTGGTTTCAACACATTGCGGACAGCGAGGCTTATTTTGTCACGAGACTGAAAGACAATGCAAAAATTGAGTTTCTCGGACAGCATCGGGAGGCAAATGAAAAACGTGGGGTTTTGCGGGATGAAGCCGTGTGGTTTACCGGATATCAATCAGCAAGAAAATATCCCGGAGAACTGAGGCTGATTGAGTTCCTGGATGAATCGACCGGAAAAACATACCGCTTCATTACCAACAACTTCAAACTGGCGGCAGCGAGCATTGCCGGAATTTATAAACAGCGTTGGCAGATCGAAATCTTCTTCAAATGGATCAAGCAAAATCTCAAAATCAAGAGCTTTCTTGGAACCAGTGAAAACGCCGTCATGACGCAAATCTATGTCGCGCTTATCCATTATCTTTTGGTCGCATACATCAAATTCCTGCATGGATTCAAGCTCAGCCTCTCGGAATTAACGAACCGAATCCGCGAGACGCTTATGCAGAATCTTTCCCTGCTCGAAGTCCTCGCTCTGAACCGCAAAACCATTACGAAGCCGCCGGATTGGAATGCTCCCGAACAACTCGAACTTTTCAACGAGTTTCTATGCTGAATTTTTTACCGGACAGCAGTGAGCCCCCCTTTGTTGTAAATCTGCTGTCCTAAAAAGCGAACTCTGGTTGAAATGATTCCGGCTCCGGTGGTTTGGTAAATGGTTGATCCAGCCATTGGCGCAAGTCGCGGTAAACAAATAGATTCCATTTCAGGAAAGTGACCAGGGT encodes the following:
- a CDS encoding RHS repeat domain-containing protein; amino-acid sequence: MKLINSLKDWKLHIKQIFKTGKNTFILFGIMNLHKTKSPVMLDAAPLTVFDAAANKTYFYQTDANKNVTDLTDSAGTIVAHYEYSPFGQLVKSSGAYANTNVFTWSSEYTDRETGLIYYNFREYDPKLGRWLSRDPIHKQGGLNLYAYISNKTINHIDKLGLQNFGEGFLPTTIDLLPQIAEQETGGEGNSENTSCSTQEAHLNKYLFYFLLMFKSCAQFVGMEIGPEQPPPRPAYEQTIEPANPPSGSSGPDPDPDPDPTPKPTDPNPPKKPPISPGTIDIFFIPIPHWWFQMQIYNIQEQERRNNPCHGNPPYTA
- a CDS encoding helix-turn-helix domain-containing protein — protein: MKKHIPDDLVNVIDTLISPYGYTLHELLSPCQAKESSFDPKPYLTEKEAEFFSECSRTTLYRAAKKGEIDVRKLTPARSGKVLINKESLMHWLDGKKSTGMPS
- a CDS encoding RHS repeat domain-containing protein; its protein translation is MTVVDAARTRTFTYNAQVALQKESISGIYTKELNRVYTTSGLKGSYSGLNIGTVNLYTYGYDRYSRLNKVTTAAGVFNYTFLADSDLIASMTRPNNVSTNYTYETARDLLTKVANGAISTFRPANGALGRRTGMNRSGSAFTAADVLSYTYNSYSELTGASSNNNASYGYNYTYDPIGNRKTAGLAGTNWTYTANNLNQYSALNQAGTVQNPTYDIDGNMLTRDGWTQTWNAENRLIKAEKGTAKLEFAYDYMGRRIEKKVYNGSTLTAHIRFVYDGYKLIEELNGLSNNAVLRCYVWQPVMLDTPLTVFDATANKTYFYHTDANKNVTDLTDSAGAIVAHYEYSPFGQLVKSSGAYANTNVFTWSSEYSGKETGLIYYNFREYDPKLGRWLSRDPIHEQGDLNLYAYISNKTINHIDKLGLQNFGEGFLPTTIDLLPQIAEQETGGEGNSENTSCSAQEASLNRFVYYFILIARGCVQIINMEKGPEPPAPKSPYEYNIIVNPDPPSGSSGPDPDPTPKPTDPNPPKEPPISPGTIDIFIIPIPYWWFQMQIDNIKEQERRNNPCHGNPPYTI
- a CDS encoding IS4 family transposase, translating into MHYSSIFQQLFNFIPRHRFEKSVENLSGDRYCKHFTAWRQFLTCLYAQITGKDSLREIENGLLANHDRLYHLGMEVVPKSTLSEAMNRRDPEIFKALFEEILDRALKCAPSHKFRFHNPLYAIDSTTIDLCLNLYDWAHYRKNKGAIKLHTELDLSGNLPCFVMLSNGKIADIRAARENIIIVPDSIYTFDKGYYDLNWFQHIADSEAYFVTRLKDNAKIEFLGQHREANEKRGVLRDEAVWFTGYQSARKYPGELRLIEFLDESTGKTYRFITNNFKLAAASIAGIYKQRWQIEIFFKWIKQNLKIKSFLGTSENAVMTQIYVALIHYLLVAYIKFLHGFKLSLSELTNRIRETLMQNLSLLEVLALNRKTITKPPDWNAPEQLELFNEFLC